Proteins from one Mycobacterium sp. SMC-2 genomic window:
- a CDS encoding decaprenylphospho-beta-D-erythro-pentofuranosid-2-ulose 2-reductase, whose translation MVLDAVGNPQTILLLGGTSEIGLAICERYLQNAHARIVLAAMPDDPGRDAAVAQMRAAGARSVELIDFEATDTDSHPKMIEAAFAHGDVDVAIVAFGILGDAEELWQNQHKAVLAAEINYTAAVSVGVLLGEKMRAQGFGQIIAMSSAAGERVRRSNFVYGSTKAGLDGFYLGLGEALREYGVRVLVIRPGQVRTRMSAHVKEAPLTVGKEYVADLAVTAAAKGKELVWAPAAFRYVMMVLRHIPRSVFRKLPI comes from the coding sequence ATGGTTTTAGACGCCGTGGGAAACCCGCAGACCATCCTGCTGCTCGGCGGTACCTCCGAGATCGGGCTGGCCATCTGCGAGCGCTACCTGCAGAACGCGCACGCCCGTATCGTGCTGGCCGCCATGCCGGATGACCCGGGCCGCGATGCCGCCGTCGCGCAGATGAGGGCGGCGGGCGCGCGGTCGGTGGAGCTGATCGACTTCGAAGCCACCGACACCGACAGTCACCCGAAGATGATCGAGGCGGCGTTCGCCCACGGGGACGTCGACGTGGCCATCGTCGCCTTCGGCATCCTCGGCGACGCCGAGGAGCTCTGGCAGAACCAGCACAAGGCAGTGCTGGCCGCCGAAATCAACTACACCGCCGCGGTTTCGGTGGGGGTGCTGCTCGGCGAGAAGATGCGCGCTCAGGGCTTCGGCCAGATCATCGCGATGAGCTCGGCCGCCGGCGAGCGGGTGCGCCGGTCCAACTTCGTCTACGGCTCCACCAAGGCGGGACTGGACGGCTTCTATCTGGGGCTCGGAGAAGCGCTGCGCGAGTATGGGGTTCGCGTTCTGGTGATCCGCCCGGGTCAGGTGCGTACCCGGATGAGCGCGCACGTCAAGGAAGCACCGCTGACCGTGGGCAAGGAGTATGTCGCCGACCTCGCTGTGACCGCGGCCGCGAAGGGTAAGGAATTGGTTTGGGCGCCAGCAGCGTTCCGTTACGTGATGATGGTGTTGCGACACATCCCGCGGAGCGTCTTCCGCAAGCTGCCAATCTGA